One window of the Methylocystis parvus OBBP genome contains the following:
- a CDS encoding site-specific integrase translates to MPALKLTKRNVDAIQPAQGSAPDFYYDPDLAGFGVRVTSTGSKSWVVEYRPHGGGRAVTKRRVTLGKVGALTPDQARRAAAEMLAQVRLGADPATEKTERRKSLTVGDLLALFDEQYVATMVKPGTAVSHRIALGELRRAHGGVKAEALSRAQVASLHARMADRPYAANRAAAVWGKVFTWGASRGLVPEGHNPTKGLQKYREQGRERFLTSDELARLGTALADGETVGLPYEVDEAKPNAKHAAKPENRRVMLDPFAVGAIRLLILTGARLREILDAKWSEVDMERGVIFLSDSKTGRKPIYLSAAAQEVLASLPRIEGNPHIIAGAKEGAPRADLKKPWAAVCRAAGLKGVRIHDLRHSFASFGAGASLGLPIIGKLLGHTQAATTARYAHLDADPLRRAVDTIGATIAAAMEGNKGGDVVPLRKSGGNK, encoded by the coding sequence ATGCCGGCTCTCAAGCTCACGAAGCGTAACGTCGATGCAATCCAACCGGCTCAGGGTTCTGCCCCTGATTTCTATTACGACCCTGATCTCGCGGGCTTTGGCGTGCGCGTCACGTCGACTGGCTCAAAAAGCTGGGTAGTGGAATATCGCCCCCATGGTGGCGGGCGCGCCGTGACCAAGCGCCGCGTTACCCTCGGCAAGGTGGGAGCGCTGACTCCAGACCAAGCGCGACGCGCGGCGGCTGAAATGCTGGCGCAAGTGCGTCTAGGCGCTGACCCGGCCACCGAGAAGACAGAGCGACGTAAATCCCTCACGGTCGGCGATCTTCTGGCTCTCTTCGATGAGCAATACGTCGCCACCATGGTGAAGCCTGGCACCGCTGTTAGCCATCGGATTGCGCTGGGCGAGCTTCGCCGTGCTCACGGCGGCGTGAAGGCGGAGGCGCTATCGCGCGCGCAGGTCGCTTCGCTCCATGCACGCATGGCCGATCGGCCCTATGCAGCAAATCGGGCGGCTGCAGTCTGGGGCAAGGTGTTTACCTGGGGTGCATCGCGGGGCCTTGTTCCCGAGGGGCATAACCCAACGAAGGGCCTCCAGAAATACAGAGAGCAGGGTCGTGAGCGCTTTCTGACCTCCGACGAATTGGCCCGTCTCGGAACGGCCCTCGCGGACGGTGAAACCGTTGGTCTGCCCTATGAGGTCGACGAGGCGAAGCCGAATGCGAAGCATGCGGCCAAGCCCGAAAATAGGCGCGTTATGTTGGACCCCTTCGCCGTCGGCGCCATCCGGCTCTTGATCCTCACCGGCGCGCGGCTGCGAGAAATCCTCGACGCCAAATGGTCCGAAGTGGATATGGAACGCGGCGTCATCTTCCTCTCGGACAGCAAGACAGGCCGCAAGCCAATTTATCTCTCGGCCGCTGCCCAAGAAGTGCTCGCGAGCCTGCCGCGGATCGAGGGCAACCCGCACATCATTGCCGGGGCGAAGGAAGGCGCGCCGCGCGCGGACCTGAAGAAGCCGTGGGCGGCTGTTTGCCGAGCCGCCGGTCTAAAGGGTGTTCGCATCCATGATCTTCGCCACAGCTTTGCTTCCTTTGGTGCCGGCGCATCGCTCGGACTGCCAATCATCGGCAAGCTGCTCGGGCACACCCAGGCGGCGACGACCGCACGCTACGCCCATCTGGACGCTGACCCGCTGCGGCGCGCGGTCGACACGATCGGGGCGACGATCGCGGCGGCGATGGAGGGAAACAAAGGCGGCGATGTCGTCCCGCTCAGGAAGTCGGGCGGCAACAAATGA
- a CDS encoding lysozyme inhibitor LprI family protein, with protein MPRLVFAVIFSGLLLTPAHADACMDKATAQADMNECAAKAFHAADNELNASFRQLQRRLSDDADTGKRLVSAQRAWVAFRDAECAFSSSGVTGGTAYPMIYAMCLEGLTRKRVGDFKSYLTCGDKEGDLSCPIQGSH; from the coding sequence ATGCCTCGTCTCGTTTTTGCCGTCATTTTTTCAGGACTATTGCTCACTCCCGCCCATGCCGACGCGTGCATGGACAAAGCGACGGCGCAGGCCGATATGAACGAATGCGCGGCCAAAGCCTTTCATGCCGCCGACAATGAACTGAACGCGTCCTTCCGCCAATTGCAACGCCGGCTGAGCGATGACGCCGACACGGGGAAGCGGCTGGTCTCCGCTCAACGCGCCTGGGTCGCGTTTCGCGACGCCGAATGCGCATTCTCTTCGTCAGGCGTGACAGGCGGCACGGCCTATCCGATGATCTACGCAATGTGCCTCGAAGGCCTGACGCGAAAGCGCGTCGGCGATTTCAAATCCTATTTGACCTGCGGCGACAAGGAAGGCGATCTGAGTTGCCCCATACAGGGATCGCATTGA